From Vreelandella neptunia, the proteins below share one genomic window:
- the tkt gene encoding transketolase — protein MPSRFELANAIRALSMDAVQKAKSGHPGAPMGMADIAEVLWNDYLKHNPEDPKWADRDRFVLSNGHGSMLLYSLLHLSGYELSLEQLQNFRQLHSPTAGHPEFGYAPGIETTTGPLGQGFANAVGFAIAEKTLAAQFNRPGHTIVDHHTWCFVGDGCLMEGISHEAASLAGTQQLGKLITVYDDNGISIDGEVEGWFTDDTAKRFEAYGWHVVPNVDGHKPEEVKAAIELAKSHDDKPSLIICKTIIGFGAPNKQGKEDAHGAPLGDDEVALARTQLDWPHAPFHIPEPIYSAWDAREAGKAAQQAWDARFARYAEAFPTEAREFTRRMKRQLPAELPTEALIEQAQERGETIASRKASFEALNVIGPQMPELLGGSADLAPSNLTFWKGAKAITPEDASGNYLHYGVREFGMGAVMNGIALHGGLVPYGATFLIFMEYMRNSIRMASLMGQQVIYVFTHDSIGLGEDGPTHQPIEQLTSLRTTPNLNTWRPCDAVETAAAWDAAIKRHSGPTALVLSRQNLPHQQRTKAQLAAIQNGAYVLKDSEGTPELILIATGSEVGLAMDAAAELEQQGKAVRVVSMPSAYRFNGQDAEYRESVLPKAVTKRIAIEAAHADYWYKYVGLEGRVIGMTTYGESAPAGDLFKHFGFTVENVVKQANELLG, from the coding sequence ATGCCGTCCCGTTTTGAGCTAGCCAATGCCATTCGCGCCCTGTCCATGGATGCCGTTCAGAAGGCCAAGTCCGGCCACCCGGGCGCCCCCATGGGTATGGCTGATATTGCCGAGGTGCTATGGAATGACTACCTCAAGCACAACCCCGAAGACCCCAAGTGGGCCGATCGTGACCGCTTTGTGCTCTCCAATGGCCACGGCTCCATGCTGCTTTACTCCCTGCTCCACCTCAGCGGCTACGAGCTAAGCCTGGAACAGCTGCAGAATTTCCGCCAGCTGCACTCGCCCACTGCCGGACACCCGGAATTTGGCTACGCCCCGGGTATTGAGACCACCACTGGCCCGCTGGGCCAGGGCTTTGCCAACGCCGTGGGTTTTGCGATTGCTGAAAAAACCCTGGCGGCGCAGTTTAACCGCCCCGGCCACACCATCGTTGACCACCACACATGGTGCTTTGTAGGTGACGGCTGCTTAATGGAAGGGATCTCCCATGAAGCGGCCTCCCTGGCCGGTACCCAGCAATTGGGTAAGCTGATCACTGTATACGACGATAACGGCATCTCTATCGATGGTGAAGTGGAAGGCTGGTTTACTGACGATACCGCCAAGCGTTTTGAAGCTTACGGCTGGCACGTGGTGCCCAATGTAGATGGTCACAAGCCTGAAGAAGTGAAAGCCGCGATCGAGCTGGCCAAGAGCCACGACGATAAGCCGAGCCTGATTATCTGCAAGACCATTATCGGCTTTGGTGCCCCCAACAAGCAGGGCAAGGAAGACGCTCACGGTGCCCCCTTAGGCGATGACGAAGTGGCTCTGGCGCGCACCCAGCTCGACTGGCCCCATGCCCCGTTCCATATTCCCGAGCCGATCTACTCCGCCTGGGATGCTCGTGAAGCTGGCAAAGCAGCTCAACAGGCGTGGGACGCGCGTTTCGCCCGCTACGCGGAAGCCTTCCCCACGGAAGCGCGGGAGTTCACCCGTCGGATGAAGCGCCAGCTGCCCGCGGAACTGCCCACTGAAGCCTTAATTGAGCAGGCCCAAGAGCGTGGCGAGACCATTGCCTCACGCAAAGCCTCGTTTGAAGCGCTCAATGTGATCGGCCCGCAAATGCCGGAACTGCTGGGCGGCAGTGCCGACCTGGCGCCGTCTAACCTGACCTTCTGGAAAGGCGCCAAAGCGATCACCCCGGAAGACGCCAGCGGCAACTACCTGCACTACGGTGTGCGTGAGTTTGGCATGGGGGCGGTCATGAACGGCATCGCCCTGCACGGCGGCCTGGTGCCTTACGGCGCGACCTTCCTGATCTTCATGGAGTACATGCGTAACTCGATCCGCATGGCGTCGCTGATGGGCCAGCAGGTGATTTATGTGTTTACCCATGACTCTATCGGTCTGGGTGAAGATGGCCCGACCCACCAGCCCATTGAGCAGCTCACCAGCCTGCGCACGACGCCGAATCTAAACACTTGGCGCCCCTGCGATGCGGTCGAAACCGCCGCCGCCTGGGATGCGGCGATTAAGCGTCACTCCGGCCCCACCGCGCTGGTGCTGTCACGCCAGAATCTGCCCCATCAGCAGCGCACGAAAGCGCAGCTGGCAGCGATTCAAAACGGTGCGTATGTTCTGAAAGATAGCGAAGGGACGCCGGAGTTGATTCTGATTGCCACCGGTTCTGAAGTCGGCCTGGCCATGGACGCCGCCGCCGAGCTCGAACAGCAGGGCAAAGCGGTACGCGTAGTCTCCATGCCCTCGGCCTATCGCTTTAACGGTCAGGACGCCGAGTACCGTGAGAGCGTACTGCCCAAAGCGGTGACCAAACGTATCGCCATCGAAGCCGCTCACGCCGACTACTGGTACAAGTACGTGGGCCTGGAAGGCCGCGTGAT
- the metK gene encoding methionine adenosyltransferase: MSEYSLFTSESVSEGHPDKIADQISDAVLDAIIARDKQARVACETMVKTGVAIIAGEITTSAWVDLETLVRDVIISIGYNSSDVGFDGATCGVVNLIGKQSVDIAQGVDRSKPEDQGAGDQGLMFGYATNETDSFMPAPIHYSHRLVERQAELRKNGLLPWLRPDAKSQVTFRYNAEGQPCGVDAIVLSTQHDPEIDQEDLRKMIKREVIEQVIPAEWLDDTTQYHINPTGKFVIGGPVGDCGLTGRKIIVDTYGGMARHGGGAFSGKDPSKVDRSAAYAGRYVAKNVVASGLADKCEIQVSYAIGVAEPTSVSIDTFGTGKIDDAKIVALVREHFDLRPYAITKMLDLLHPMYQLTAAYGHFGRAPFEHSYTWSDDKGQAHTETFTAFPWEKIDKADALRKAAGL, translated from the coding sequence ATGAGCGAATATTCCCTGTTTACCTCCGAGTCCGTCTCCGAAGGTCATCCCGATAAGATTGCCGATCAGATCTCTGACGCAGTGCTAGACGCCATTATCGCCCGCGATAAACAGGCCCGCGTTGCCTGTGAAACCATGGTGAAAACCGGGGTGGCGATCATTGCCGGCGAAATTACCACCTCCGCCTGGGTTGATTTAGAAACCCTGGTGCGCGATGTGATTATCAGCATTGGCTATAACTCGTCTGATGTCGGCTTTGACGGCGCGACCTGCGGCGTGGTTAACCTGATTGGCAAGCAGAGTGTCGATATCGCCCAGGGCGTTGACCGCAGCAAGCCGGAAGATCAGGGTGCTGGCGACCAGGGCCTGATGTTTGGCTACGCAACTAACGAAACCGACTCGTTTATGCCCGCGCCGATCCACTACTCTCATCGGTTGGTCGAGCGTCAGGCCGAACTGCGTAAAAATGGCCTGCTGCCGTGGCTGCGCCCGGATGCCAAGAGCCAGGTTACCTTCCGCTATAACGCCGAAGGCCAGCCCTGCGGTGTCGATGCCATCGTTCTCTCTACCCAACATGACCCAGAGATCGATCAGGAAGACCTGCGCAAAATGATCAAGCGTGAGGTCATTGAGCAAGTCATCCCCGCCGAGTGGCTGGATGACACCACCCAGTACCATATCAACCCGACCGGCAAATTTGTGATTGGCGGCCCGGTAGGCGACTGTGGTCTGACTGGCCGCAAAATCATCGTCGACACCTACGGCGGCATGGCGCGCCACGGTGGCGGTGCGTTCTCCGGCAAAGACCCCTCTAAAGTGGATCGCAGCGCCGCCTATGCGGGCCGCTATGTGGCTAAGAACGTGGTGGCCTCAGGCCTGGCTGACAAGTGCGAGATTCAGGTCTCCTACGCGATTGGCGTTGCCGAGCCGACCTCGGTCTCAATCGATACCTTCGGCACCGGTAAAATTGACGATGCCAAGATCGTTGCACTGGTTCGCGAGCACTTTGATCTACGCCCCTACGCGATCACCAAAATGCTCGATCTGCTGCACCCGATGTATCAGCTCACCGCCGCTTACGGCCACTTTGGCCGGGCACCGTTCGAGCACAGCTACACCTGGAGCGACGATAAAGGCCAAGCGCATACCGAAACCTTTACCGCCTTCCCGTGGGAAAAGATTGATAAAGCTGACGCACTGCGTAAGGCCGCCGGTTTGTAA
- the ligB gene encoding NAD-dependent DNA ligase LigB, translating to MSVRTWLLGGLIGLVTFSAQAAQCPDWPEERLSRESQALAEQVHRWDTAYHDEGVALIDDALYDQAVERLATWQRCLGNVPDHRPLTRVTHSSGTLEHPAAQRGLDKADDDGVRRFTSRREDLWIQPKVDGVAITLRYADGELVEAVSRGDGERGQDWTARAQQIPAIPNTLPEPVSAVLQGELYWRLTQHVQSRSPASGARGAVAGAMAQSSPTAATLERIGLFVWGWPDGPTDMESRLAQLSALGFDTAEYTYPLDDRRDAAYWRDSWFNGPLPFATDGVVIKQAERPGVRRWSSSPPEWAIAWKYPAQQALAEVRGIEFRVGRTGRVTPLVWLNPVLLEGRRISRVSLSSLERWETLDVRPGDQVAISLAGLTIPQLTEVVWHTQERSPLTPPSPQRYHLLSCFELTAGCENQLLARLTYLGEQLGMQGIGEGTWQALMDAGVVTHLLGWLNVEPGQLQQAYGIGEATADALLEQFQVAQGQPFAAWLSALGAPPGSESVRGNWDELAGYQREEWQAVPGVGPVRAEALVAFFRHPAIQHMAQQLNEAGVAGF from the coding sequence TTGAGTGTACGAACATGGCTATTGGGCGGCCTTATCGGGCTTGTCACTTTTTCCGCACAGGCTGCCCAATGCCCTGATTGGCCGGAGGAGCGCCTAAGCCGCGAAAGCCAGGCGCTGGCCGAGCAGGTTCACCGCTGGGACACCGCCTACCACGACGAAGGCGTTGCGCTGATCGATGACGCCCTTTACGACCAAGCGGTTGAGCGCCTAGCCACTTGGCAGCGCTGCCTGGGCAATGTACCTGACCATCGCCCGCTTACGCGCGTTACACACAGTAGCGGCACCCTTGAGCACCCGGCGGCGCAGCGTGGGCTTGATAAAGCCGATGACGATGGCGTCAGGCGTTTTACCAGTCGCCGCGAAGACCTGTGGATCCAGCCCAAAGTGGATGGCGTGGCGATTACGCTGCGCTATGCCGATGGTGAACTGGTCGAAGCCGTTAGCCGTGGCGACGGCGAGCGGGGCCAGGACTGGACAGCCCGTGCCCAACAGATACCTGCCATTCCCAATACGCTACCCGAGCCTGTTTCTGCAGTACTCCAAGGCGAGCTGTATTGGCGGTTAACCCAACACGTGCAGTCACGCTCACCCGCATCGGGTGCCCGGGGGGCGGTGGCGGGAGCAATGGCGCAATCCTCCCCCACAGCGGCCACTCTCGAGCGCATTGGCCTGTTTGTCTGGGGCTGGCCGGATGGCCCGACTGACATGGAAAGCCGCTTAGCCCAACTGAGTGCGCTGGGCTTTGACACCGCTGAGTATACGTATCCGCTGGATGATCGCCGTGATGCCGCCTACTGGCGCGATAGCTGGTTTAACGGGCCGTTGCCGTTTGCCACCGACGGGGTGGTGATCAAGCAAGCTGAGCGACCCGGCGTGCGTCGCTGGTCATCTTCGCCGCCTGAATGGGCCATTGCCTGGAAATATCCCGCTCAGCAGGCGCTAGCGGAAGTGCGCGGCATCGAGTTTCGCGTTGGGCGCACTGGGCGTGTGACGCCGCTGGTATGGCTTAATCCGGTGCTGCTGGAGGGGCGGCGTATTAGCCGCGTCTCGTTAAGCTCACTGGAGCGCTGGGAGACACTGGATGTCCGTCCCGGTGACCAAGTAGCGATTTCGCTAGCGGGATTAACGATTCCCCAGTTGACCGAGGTGGTGTGGCATACCCAAGAGCGCTCGCCGCTGACTCCTCCGTCACCCCAGCGCTACCACCTGCTGAGCTGCTTTGAATTAACTGCTGGCTGTGAAAACCAATTGCTGGCGCGGCTCACCTACCTTGGCGAGCAGCTTGGTATGCAAGGTATCGGTGAAGGTACCTGGCAAGCGCTGATGGACGCGGGCGTAGTCACTCATTTATTGGGCTGGCTGAACGTTGAACCAGGCCAGCTGCAACAGGCCTACGGCATTGGGGAGGCCACCGCTGATGCGTTGCTGGAACAGTTTCAAGTCGCCCAGGGCCAGCCGTTTGCGGCTTGGCTGAGTGCGCTGGGGGCGCCGCCGGGTAGCGAGTCGGTTCGCGGGAATTGGGATGAGTTAGCGGGCTACCAGCGCGAAGAGTGGCAAGCCGTTCCCGGCGTTGGCCCGGTTCGCGCTGAGGCGCTGGTAGCGTTTTTTCGCCACCCCGCGATACAGCATATGGCTCAACAGCTTAACGAGGCGGGTGTTGCCGGTTTTTAA
- a CDS encoding AEC family transporter, giving the protein MDLAPGALVGPLLMLLSYVGLGWLAAQRLKLDPRPIATLLVYLIAPFTIFRALMNGGPTPDYLFLTLALFILASLMALVVQRITRHRFGEQEAALLAFSSGTGNTGYFGLPIALILLPPEGVTLYLFCMLGINIYEFTVGFYLSARGRFSVRESMIKISRLPLIYAFLFALLLSALEITIPAAVMSSLQVFPATYTLLGMMIIGMTLSQVTLSAWDTRFVVACLGLRYLLWPLVMLVAVLVLQWFAPLSTELAMALLLLGVVPMAANVVVVAMELGIQPQKGALAVLVTTLLAPLLIPLYLGLMLRLTGLG; this is encoded by the coding sequence ATGGATCTTGCACCTGGGGCGCTCGTTGGGCCGTTACTTATGCTACTCAGCTACGTGGGACTAGGCTGGCTCGCCGCCCAACGACTCAAGCTAGATCCTCGCCCGATTGCGACCCTACTGGTTTACCTGATCGCGCCTTTTACGATTTTTCGCGCGCTGATGAATGGCGGCCCAACACCTGACTACCTCTTTCTCACATTAGCGCTGTTCATTCTGGCCAGCCTGATGGCACTGGTGGTACAGCGTATTACTCGCCACCGTTTTGGCGAGCAGGAAGCGGCCTTGCTGGCGTTCTCCTCAGGAACGGGGAATACCGGCTATTTTGGCCTACCGATTGCGCTGATTTTACTGCCCCCTGAAGGCGTTACTCTTTACCTGTTCTGTATGTTGGGGATTAATATTTACGAATTTACCGTGGGCTTTTACCTTAGCGCACGTGGACGTTTTTCAGTACGTGAGAGCATGATCAAAATTTCTCGCTTACCGCTGATCTATGCGTTCCTATTCGCGTTACTGCTTAGCGCCCTTGAAATCACTATACCCGCTGCAGTCATGAGTTCGCTGCAAGTCTTCCCAGCCACATACACACTGCTCGGCATGATGATTATTGGTATGACGCTCAGCCAGGTAACGCTTTCCGCCTGGGATACGCGCTTTGTAGTCGCCTGTTTAGGCCTGCGCTACCTGCTATGGCCGCTCGTCATGTTAGTGGCCGTTTTAGTATTACAGTGGTTCGCTCCACTCTCCACTGAGCTTGCCATGGCACTGCTACTGCTGGGCGTGGTGCCTATGGCGGCTAACGTGGTAGTGGTCGCTATGGAGCTGGGCATTCAGCCGCAAAAAGGCGCATTAGCGGTGCTGGTGACGACACTGCTCGCGCCGCTGCTGATTCCGCTTTATCTGGGTTTGATGCTGCGACTCACCGGGCTGGGTTAG
- the metF gene encoding methylenetetrahydrofolate reductase [NAD(P)H], with protein MSSHEHPLGISFEFFPPNTDAGRDKLIHVRDELAARNPRFFSVTYGAGGSTQARTREVVRAVGESGINTAPHLSCIGSEKAQLRDLLVQYREEGVESLVALRGDMPSGMGSIGELRYANELVEFIRAETGDHFDIAVAAYPESHPQAPNLDKDVENFARKMKAGANMAITQYFFTADAYFNFVDKARALGVKQPIIPGIMPITNYTKLARFSDACGAEIPRWIRKQLESYGDDSEAIAAFGTDVVSRLCQRLLEGGAPGLHFYTLNQAAPVLKIVDNLTD; from the coding sequence ATGAGCAGCCATGAGCATCCGCTAGGTATCAGCTTTGAATTCTTTCCGCCCAATACCGATGCTGGGCGCGACAAGCTGATCCACGTTCGCGATGAGCTGGCCGCCCGGAACCCACGGTTTTTCTCGGTGACTTACGGTGCCGGCGGATCTACCCAAGCGCGTACCCGTGAGGTGGTGCGTGCGGTTGGTGAAAGTGGCATTAATACCGCTCCGCATCTCTCCTGTATCGGCAGTGAAAAAGCGCAGTTGCGTGATCTGCTGGTGCAGTACCGCGAGGAAGGGGTCGAGAGCCTCGTCGCGCTGCGTGGTGACATGCCTTCTGGCATGGGAAGCATTGGCGAGCTACGTTATGCCAACGAACTGGTTGAGTTTATTCGTGCAGAAACGGGCGACCATTTTGATATTGCGGTGGCTGCTTATCCTGAATCTCATCCACAGGCGCCTAATCTTGATAAGGATGTAGAAAACTTTGCGCGTAAAATGAAGGCGGGTGCCAATATGGCCATCACCCAGTACTTCTTCACCGCTGACGCCTATTTCAACTTCGTCGATAAAGCCCGCGCACTGGGCGTTAAACAGCCGATTATTCCCGGCATTATGCCGATTACCAACTACACCAAGCTGGCGCGTTTCTCTGACGCTTGTGGAGCCGAGATCCCGCGCTGGATTCGCAAGCAGCTGGAGTCCTATGGCGACGACAGCGAAGCGATTGCTGCCTTTGGCACCGATGTAGTGAGCCGTCTTTGCCAGCGATTGCTGGAGGGCGGCGCGCCAGGCCTGCACTTCTACACGCTTAACCAGGCGGCGCCGGTGCTGAAAATCGTCGACAACCTGACCGATTAA
- a CDS encoding TRAP transporter permease: MSHKTDQEPNDLKDDAHVASVIPESIADGVDEDVVEPNRRLFTGWQFLLFAALAIAYSSFHLISLNVYPMETWSFRIVHIAGALILGYGLFAGARFADDDHQASGDWIKWLSYALLIPAAYTLAQVFLMHQTLSGEAMRIDPNVENWHYGYPLMATTAGAIVLSWFYRQARHRFNPADLVLMVCALASAGYLLVAYNTNIRMSTGTSFAPSGISWAAIAGSLLILELTRRVAGLALVVISAVFLTYVFAGPYLPGFLGYPGLSLQRFFSQVYTDAGILGPTTAVSSTYIILFIIFAAFLQASKVGDYFVNFAFAAAGRARGGPAKVAIFASGLMGMINGTSAGNVVSTGSLTIPLMKKVGYPARSAGAIEAAASTGGQIMPPIMGAGAFIMAEVTGIPYTEIALAAVIPAILYFASIYFMVDFEAARKGMRGMRKDEIPLFSKLVKQVYLFAPIIILIVALFMGYSVIRAGTLATASAAVVSWLSPNKMGFRAILKALQIAGTMSIQIIAVCACAGLIVGVISLTGVGARFSSLLLGLAGVSQLLALVFAMLISILLGMGMPTTAAYAVAASVVAPGLINIGIEPLIAHFFVFYFAVVSAITPPVALASYAAAGISGDNPMGTSVASFKIGLAAFIVPFMFFYSPAMLMEGSPMQILRVGLTATLGIVLLSGMVQAWFFGPVNLVQRVVMLVGALFLIYGGIYTDIAGLAIGIVLFMMQRKMHGGGSKTAQAG, encoded by the coding sequence ATGAGTCACAAAACCGACCAAGAACCCAATGATCTCAAGGATGATGCCCACGTGGCGTCAGTGATACCAGAGTCCATTGCCGATGGTGTCGATGAAGACGTTGTTGAACCCAATCGCCGCCTGTTTACGGGCTGGCAGTTCCTACTGTTTGCGGCATTAGCGATCGCTTACTCAAGTTTCCATCTGATTTCACTTAACGTATATCCGATGGAAACCTGGTCGTTCCGTATCGTGCATATTGCCGGTGCGCTTATTCTCGGTTACGGGCTCTTTGCCGGTGCCCGTTTTGCCGACGACGACCACCAGGCGTCAGGTGACTGGATCAAATGGCTTAGCTACGCACTACTGATTCCCGCTGCCTATACCCTGGCACAAGTCTTTTTAATGCATCAGACGCTCAGCGGCGAAGCGATGCGCATAGACCCGAACGTTGAAAACTGGCACTACGGCTATCCGCTCATGGCCACGACGGCGGGTGCCATTGTGTTGTCATGGTTTTATCGTCAGGCACGGCACCGCTTCAACCCTGCCGATTTGGTACTCATGGTCTGCGCGCTGGCCAGCGCTGGCTATTTATTAGTGGCTTATAACACCAATATCCGTATGTCGACGGGTACCTCTTTTGCGCCATCAGGCATTTCCTGGGCGGCGATCGCAGGCTCTCTATTAATTCTAGAGCTGACTCGCCGTGTAGCGGGCTTGGCCCTGGTGGTCATTTCGGCGGTTTTCCTAACCTACGTATTCGCTGGCCCTTATTTACCAGGCTTTTTAGGCTATCCGGGGCTGTCACTTCAGCGCTTCTTTAGCCAGGTGTATACCGACGCAGGCATTCTCGGCCCCACTACTGCGGTATCATCGACCTATATCATTCTGTTCATTATCTTTGCCGCTTTCCTACAGGCCTCTAAAGTTGGCGACTACTTCGTTAACTTTGCTTTTGCAGCCGCTGGCCGTGCTCGTGGCGGCCCCGCCAAGGTGGCCATTTTTGCCTCTGGCTTGATGGGTATGATTAACGGCACGTCCGCGGGTAACGTGGTTTCCACCGGCTCATTGACCATTCCCCTGATGAAGAAAGTCGGCTACCCCGCCCGTAGCGCAGGCGCCATTGAAGCAGCCGCCTCAACCGGTGGGCAAATCATGCCGCCGATTATGGGCGCAGGTGCGTTCATCATGGCCGAAGTGACCGGTATCCCCTATACCGAAATCGCCCTTGCCGCGGTCATTCCAGCGATCCTCTATTTTGCCTCAATCTACTTTATGGTCGACTTTGAAGCCGCCCGTAAAGGCATGCGTGGCATGCGCAAAGATGAGATCCCGCTGTTCTCGAAGCTGGTAAAACAGGTCTATCTGTTCGCGCCGATTATTATCCTGATTGTCGCCCTGTTTATGGGCTACTCGGTCATTCGCGCGGGCACCTTGGCAACCGCTTCAGCCGCGGTGGTTAGCTGGCTCTCACCCAATAAAATGGGCTTTCGTGCGATTCTTAAAGCGCTGCAAATAGCGGGCACTATGTCGATTCAGATTATCGCCGTGTGTGCCTGCGCGGGTTTAATCGTCGGGGTGATCTCGTTGACCGGTGTGGGCGCGCGTTTCTCGTCGCTGCTACTTGGCTTAGCGGGCGTGAGCCAACTACTGGCACTAGTGTTCGCCATGCTGATCAGTATTCTACTCGGCATGGGTATGCCTACCACCGCCGCCTATGCGGTGGCCGCCTCCGTGGTCGCTCCCGGCTTGATCAACATCGGCATTGAACCGCTGATTGCCCACTTCTTCGTGTTCTACTTTGCGGTCGTCTCCGCGATTACCCCCCCTGTTGCCTTGGCCTCCTATGCCGCGGCCGGTATCTCCGGCGACAATCCCATGGGCACCTCGGTGGCCTCGTTCAAGATTGGCTTGGCCGCATTCATTGTGCCGTTCATGTTCTTCTACAGCCCGGCCATGCTGATGGAAGGCTCACCGATGCAGATCCTGCGCGTTGGGTTAACCGCGACGCTAGGTATTGTGCTGCTTTCTGGTATGGTTCAAGCGTGGTTCTTTGGCCCCGTTAACCTAGTGCAGCGTGTCGTCATGCTGGTGGGCGCGCTGTTTTTAATCTACGGCGGTATCTATACCGACATTGCCGGCCTTGCGATTGGTATCGTGCTATTCATGATGCAGCGTAAGATGCACGGTGGTGGTAGCAAAACGGCGCAAGCTGGCTGA
- a CDS encoding TAXI family TRAP transporter solute-binding subunit: MRKHMPKTFTLLASSALLVAAASSAQAQADRSDWPDNFTVGTASQGGTYFVYGSGWANFIADELGVSGGGEVTGGPTQNLALVHTGDMAFGLTTMGPASDAVKGESPLAPGMKMDNVCAMFPMYETPFSITALSDSGIESISDIPDGARIGFGPAASTSDTYFPAILETLGVNFERRNGGWSDLGGQLQDGLLDVVAFAAGIPIPAVSQLEVQTDVNIIEFTEEEMETVLENFPVAEFMIPANTYTTLEEDARAVSMWNFAIAGCDLPEDFVYEVTKATMENNDRMRSVHRSAETTIPENIKHNTVLPFHPGAARWYEENGYEIADDMIN; this comes from the coding sequence ATGCGCAAACATATGCCTAAAACGTTCACTCTTCTCGCCAGCAGCGCTCTGCTAGTAGCCGCTGCCAGCAGTGCCCAAGCGCAAGCAGACCGCTCCGATTGGCCCGATAACTTTACCGTGGGCACTGCTAGCCAAGGCGGCACTTACTTCGTTTACGGTTCAGGCTGGGCGAACTTTATTGCCGATGAGTTAGGCGTATCTGGCGGCGGTGAAGTCACCGGCGGCCCGACGCAAAACCTGGCGCTCGTGCACACAGGCGACATGGCATTTGGCTTAACCACCATGGGCCCCGCTTCTGATGCCGTTAAAGGCGAAAGCCCGTTGGCGCCGGGCATGAAGATGGATAACGTTTGCGCCATGTTCCCCATGTACGAAACGCCGTTCTCGATTACCGCGCTTTCTGACAGCGGCATCGAGTCGATTTCCGACATTCCTGATGGCGCGCGCATCGGTTTTGGCCCGGCCGCCTCAACCTCGGATACCTACTTCCCGGCCATTTTAGAAACCCTGGGCGTTAACTTCGAGCGCCGTAATGGTGGCTGGTCAGACCTGGGCGGTCAGTTGCAGGATGGCCTGCTTGACGTTGTTGCCTTCGCGGCCGGTATTCCCATCCCCGCCGTTAGCCAGTTAGAAGTACAAACAGATGTGAACATCATTGAGTTCACTGAAGAAGAAATGGAAACCGTGCTGGAAAACTTCCCCGTTGCTGAGTTTATGATTCCAGCCAACACTTATACGACGCTGGAAGAGGACGCTCGCGCTGTCTCCATGTGGAACTTCGCTATCGCTGGCTGCGACCTGCCGGAAGATTTCGTTTATGAAGTCACCAAGGCCACCATGGAAAACAACGACCGCATGCGCTCTGTTCACCGCAGTGCTGAAACCACCATTCCTGAAAACATCAAGCACAACACCGTGCTGCCGTTTCACCCCGGCGCTGCACGCTGGTACGAAGAGAACGGCTATGAAATTGCTGATGACATGATCAACTAA
- a CDS encoding YheV family putative zinc ribbon protein: MSSVKRFIAGVTCPRCAAMDRIRAWEQNGIRYRECVSCDFFEQLPIEEDALNEMTTRVNQVRDDQKQQDVQPVRILDPGKPSR; encoded by the coding sequence ATGTCAAGTGTGAAACGCTTTATCGCCGGTGTTACTTGCCCGCGCTGCGCTGCGATGGATCGTATCCGCGCCTGGGAGCAAAACGGCATTCGCTACCGGGAGTGCGTCAGCTGCGATTTCTTCGAGCAACTGCCTATAGAGGAGGACGCGCTTAACGAAATGACCACCCGGGTGAATCAAGTGCGCGACGATCAGAAACAGCAGGATGTGCAGCCCGTACGTATTTTGGATCCAGGTAAACCCTCGCGTTAA